The genomic window GGGACAGGGGCGGGCCATGTTGTGCGTGGGCCGGGGTCGATACCTCCGGCGGCCATATTTGAAAAGCAAAGATGTAGGTGGGGCTGAGCGGGCCTGCGCCTGCTTGAAGGGGGCGGGGGCTTGCGATAGCTCTGGCGTAAGATCTGATCAGGCGGGATAGCTGGCATGAGCCGCAGTATTTTCGAAGAGGTGACGGACCGGCAGAAACCGGCGGCCCTGCCCGGGGGGGTAAGTGCCGGTCGGGGCCGGGGGCGGCGGTTTCTGCGGCTTTGGCTTATCGTGCTGTTTCTGCTGGTGGTGGCGATGATTGCGGTTGGTGGTCTGACCCGGCTGACCGATAGCGGGCTGTCGATCACCGAATGGGCGCCGGTGACAGGCGCGATCCCGCCCTTGAGCGCCGAGGACTGGCAGGCGGAATTCGAGGCCTATCGGGCGATCCCGGAATATCAGTTGCAGAACAGAGGCATGAGTCTGGCGGCCTTTCAGGCGATCTATTGGTGGGAATGGGGCCATCGGCAGCTTGGCCGGGTGATCGGGTTGATCTGGGCCCTGGGATTTGCCGGGCTGGTGGTGGCGCGGGCGGTGCCGCCGGGCTGGACCGGGCGGTTGCTGTTGCTGGGGGTTTTGGGCGGGTTGCAGGGTGTGATCGGCTGGTGGATGGTCTCCTCGGGGCTGGCGGCGGGGATGCTGGATGTGGCCTCCTACCGGTTGGCGGTGCATCTGGGGCTGGCCTTTGTGATCCTGGGGCTGATCATCTGGTATGTGCTGTTGCTGGGCCGCGACGAGGCGGCGCTGATGCAGGCGCGGCGCAATGGCGACCGGCGGCTGGCGCGTCTGGCCACATGGGTATTGCTTCTGGCGCTGGTGCAGGTTCTGTTCGGGGCCTTGGTGGCGGGCATTGACGCGGGGCGCAATTATATCGACTGGCCGCTGATGGCCGGGGGGGTCCTGCCGCCGGATATGTGGGCGCTGGACCCTGTCTGGCGGAACCTGTTCGAGAATGACGGGACGGTGCAGTTCACCCATCGGATAGCGGGGTATCTGTTGTTTCTGTTCGGGCTGTCGGTCTGGGCCCTGGCCCGCCGGTCGGCCCTGATCCGCACCCGGCGGGCCTTTGGCGGGATGGCGCTGATGCTGGTTGCGCAGATGGGGCTGGGCATTCTGACGGTGATGCAATCGGCCCCCTGGCATCTGGCGATTGCCCATCAGCTTGGCGCGGTGATCCTGATGGGTCTGGTGCTGCGCGCCCGGTTCCTGTCGGTCTACCCGTTGCCACAATCTGTAAGAGGAGCAAACGCATGAGCGCGATGGACGATCTGCTGGCCTTTCAGCGCCAGACCGAGGCTTTGGCCCAGGTGATGGGGCGGTTGAGCTGGGATCAGGAAACCAGCATGCCCGAGGCCGCCATCGGCCAGCGGGGGGAGGAACTGGCGGCGCTGGAAGGCGTGCTGCACGGCCGCCGGGTGGCGCCCCAGGTGGCAGACTGGCTGGAGACGGTGACACCGGAGGGGGAGGTTGAGGCGGCGCAGATCAGGCTGATCCGGCAACGATATGACCGGACGGCGAAAGTGCCCGCAGACCTGTCAGCGGCGATTGTGCGGGCCACGGCGCTGGCCCATGGGCAATGGGCCGAGGCGCGCGCCAGCGAAGATGTGGTGGCGTTTCTGCCGGTGCTGGCGGAGATCCTGTCGCTGCGCCAGCAGGAGGCCGCGGCCCTGTCCGAAGGCGGTGATCCTTATGACGCCCTGTTGCAGGATTACGAACCGGGAATGAGCGGCGCGGCGCTGGATGAGATGTTCGGGGCGCTGAGGCCCCGTCTGGTGGCGCTGCGGGCGGCGGTGGCCGAAAGCGGGTATGACCCGGCGCCCCTGACGGGCCATTTCTCCAAACCCGAACAACTGGCCTTGTCCGAGGAACTGGCCGCTGTCTTCGGGTATGATTTCACCCGTGGGCGGATTGATGAGGCGGTTCACCCGTTCAGCTCCGGCAGCGGCGCCGATGTGCGGATCACCACAAGGGTGGATGAGGCGGAGCCGCTTGGCTGTTTCTATTCGACCATCCATGAGGTCGGCCATGCCAGCTATGAACAGAATATCGCCCCGGATTACGGGTTGAGCGCGTTGGGGCAGGGTGTCTCCATGGGGGTTCATGAAAGCCAGAGCCGGATCTATGAAAACCAGCTTGCCCGCAGCCGGGCCTTTACCGGCTGGCTCTATGGCCGGATGGTGGACCGGTTCGGCACGTTGAGCGTGCAGGGTGAAGACGCGTTCCACGGGGCGATCAACCGGGTGCAGCCGGGGTTCATACGGACCGAGGCCGATGAGGTGCATTACAATCTGCATATCCTGATGCGGTTCGATCTGGAGCGCGCGATGCTGTCCGGCGATCTGGCGGTCAGCGATGTGGAGGCAGCCTGGAATGACCGGTTCCTGGCTGATTTCGGCGTCGCGGTGGACAGGCCGTCCAACGGGATGTTGCAGGATGTGCATTGGTCCGCCGGGCTGATCGGCTATTTCCCGACCTATTCGCTTGGCAATGTCTATGCCGGATGCCTGCATCAGGCGCTGCGCGGCGATCTGCCGGATCTGGATGAGGCGCTGGCCAAAGGCGACCCGTCGCCGGCGCTGGCCTGGCTGCGGGAGAGGCTGCAACGCCATGGGGGCCTGCGCCCGCCGCGCGAGACGATTGAACATGCCACGGGTGGAACGGTCAGCGTGGAACCGCTTCTGGATTATCTGGACGCGAAATTCGGCGCGATTTACGGAATCTGACCTCTATAAGCCCCGGGTGTTTATTGCGTCCAGGCCGGGTCGCGTTTTTCAAGGAAAGCGGCGATGCCTTCGGCAGTGTCGTCATCCAGCATGTTCTCGACCATCACGGCCCCGGTATGGGCGTAAGCCGCGTCGATCGGTTGTTCCAGCTGTTCGTAAAATGCCCGTTTGCCGATGCGCACGGCGCTGCCCAGTTTGCCGGCGATGGTTTCGGCCAGTTCCAGTGTCCTCGCCTCAAGCGTGCCCGCATCCACGGCCCGGTTGATCAGACCCAGTTCGACCGCGCGCGCGGCATAGACAAACCGGCCCGTGGTCAGCATCTCGAAAGCGTGTTTGCGGGGGATGTTGCGCGACAGGGCCACCATCGGGGTTGAACAGAACAGGCCGATATTCACCCCGTTCACCCCAAAGCGCGTATCATGATCGGCGATGGCCAGATCGCAGGAGGCGACCAGCTGGCAGCCCGCCGCCGTGGCAATCCCATGGACCTGGGCAATCACCGGTTGCGGCAGGCGCGGGATCATCAGCATCACCTCGGTGCAGCGGCTGAACAGGTCCTGCATCGCGCGGGTCCCTTTGTCTTTATCCTGGCGTTTGGCCTGCATCTCCTTGAGATCATGACCGGCGCAGAAGGCTTTGCCATTGCCCCGCAACACCACCACCCGCTGGCCGGTATCCGCCATCAATCCGGTGAATTCATCCTTCAGGCAGGCCAGCATCCGGTCGCTCAGCGCATTCAGGCTGCCGGGGCTGTTCATCGTCAACCGGGTGACAGGCCCGATATCTTCGCGGATCAAAATCTGTTCGGACATTCCGGCACTCCCTTGCCACCCCCCTGAAAACACGCAAACCTTACGGGAAGAGCAGGGAGTGACGCAATGGCAGTGGCAATGGACAAGGACGCGCTGCAGGCGTTTCTGACGGCTGAGTTCGCCCAGGTCGCGGATATGTTCCGGGTGGAAGACGTTCGCGAGGGCTATGCGCGTATCCGGCTGATCGTGGATGACCGGCATCTGCGCCCGGGCGGTACGGTGTCTGGCCCCGCGATATTTTCACTGGCCGATGTGGGGGTTTATCTGGCGATACTGGCGCAGATCGGGCCCAAAGCCCTGTCGGTGACCACCAGTTGCGCGATTGATTTCATGCGCAAACCCGTGGCCGGGGTCGATCTGATCTGTGACACCCGGATACTGAAACTGGGCCGTGTTCTGGCGGTGGGGGAGTGCCTGATCTATTCCGAGGGGATGGACAAACCCGTTGCCCGGGCCTCGCTGACCTATTCGATCCCACCGGACCGGTAGGGCCGAACCTCTTACAGCACTCCGCCTTGAACCTGGATCATCAATACCCTGCCATGCCCGCGGAATGCGCGCGCCACAGGGGAGCCGCATAGGCTGCGCCATTTTCGCCATGATAATGTGTTTGCGCCGACGATATGGAATGGAACTGCTCGGATCGAATGGGGTAAAATAATACCTTAAATCTAACTATATGATTATGCTATATTATTTGTTTCTGGGAGACCTTGACCCGGGCGTGCAATCGGGTAAAACCGCGCCATCCCAATTCGGGGCGCCCGCATGATGCGCCCTGTTGGCCTTCTAAAGGACAGTAAACCGATGAAAACCTTTTCTGCCACCCCGGCGGATATCGACAAGCAGTGGATCCTGATCGACGCCGAAGGCGTGGTTCTGGGCCGTCTTGCCTCGATCATCGCCACACGGCTGCGCGGCAAACACAAGCCGTCTTTCACGCCCTCCATGGATATGGGCGACAATGTGATCGTCATCAATGCCGACAAGGTGCAGGTGACGGGCAAGAAACGCGACAAACCCAATTACTGGCACACCGGTTATCCCGGCGGGATCAAATCGCGCACCACGGGTCAGATCCTTGAGGGCGACCACCCGGAACGTGTGGTGACCCAGGCGGTGAAACGCATGCTGCCCGGCGGCAAGCTGAGCCGTCAGCAAATGACCCATCTGCGGGTCTATGCCAGTGCCGACCATCCCCATGAGGCGCAGGAGCCCACTGTGCTGGATGTGAAATCAATGAACCCCAAAAACACACGGAGCGCATGAGCATGGCCGAGACACTGACATCGCTCGATGAGCTGAAAGGCGCTGTGGACGAGGGCGCCGTGCCCGCCCCGGAGCCGACCCTGACGCTTGAGCCCGAGGTTACCCGCGAACCGGTGCGTGACGCACTTGGCCGGTCCTACGCCACCGGCAAACGGAAAGACGCGATTGCAAGGGTCTGGATCAAACCCGGCTCGGGCAAGATCGTGGTCAATGGCAAGGATCAAAGCACCTATTTCGCCCGCCCGGTGCTGCAGATGATCCTGCGCCAGCCCTTCACCGTTTCCGGCCGTGAAGACCAGTTCGACGTGATGGCCACCGTCAAGGGCGGCGGCCTGTCAGGTCAGGCAGGGGCCGTGAAACACGGGATTTCAAAAGCCCTGCAACTGTATGAACCGGGCCTGCGCGGCGCGCTGAAAGCCGCCGGATTCCTGACCCGCGACAGCCGCGTGGTGGAACGCAAGAAATTCGGCCGTGCCAAGGCGCGGAAGAGCTTCCAGTTCTCCAAGCGCTAATGTCGAACGACGAAAAAACTCAATAAAAACAAACGCCCGCTTGCAAAAGTGGGCGTTTTTCTTTGGTAGCATATTGTTAGCAGGATGCTGATCTTATTGACGTTTAAGGTAAGCGATTTTAGCATAATCGCAGCAGTTAAAGCATGTGTGCGCGAGATTTTTTGAGCAATGGCAATAGTTTACGTTCTGACCAATCCAGCTTTTCAAAACTATGTAAAGGTAGGGAAGACAACGAACTTGGAGCAACGTTTACGACAGCTGGACAACACCAGCGTGCCTTTGCCGTTCCGTTGTGTCTATGCCGTAGAAGTTGACGATGATGCGCAAGTAGAGCGCCTTGTTCACCAAGCTTTTGCTGACCACAGAACTAGAACAACGCGTGAGTTTTTTGAAATTGATCCGCAACGCGTGATTGCTGCGTTGAAGCTGACGCGCGGGCGCGATGTGACACCAAAGGGCGACATTGCTGAGGATGAGGAAGGCGTAAAGGCTTTTGAAAAAGCGACGAGAAAACCGCGCAAAACCTACAAGTTCAGCGACGCTGGTTTGAAGACTGGCGACACGATTTACTACGCGAACAATGAGGCGACCACAGCGCAAATTGTCAGCGAGAAAAAGGTTTTGTTTGAAGGTGTGGAAACAAGCTTGAGCAAGTCAGCGCTTACCCTACTACAGCGTGACGGATACACGTGGCAGACGGTGAACGGTTGGCAATACTGGATGTTTGAGGGCGAGACGATTGCAGAGCGTTTGGCACGATTGCTTGAGGACGTGGAAGACGAGACGGAAGCTGACGAGTAAGAGCAAGTGGCGTTTTACGAAAACAGGCATGAGCATTACAACGGCGCACTTGTGCTGTTTCAGCGCAACCTGTCCGTAGCAGTGCCCAACTCCAAAACGCATCGTCAGCCAAACTGGTACATGCGGCTAAAGATTGCTGGACACAAAGGCTACATCACGCGCAGCACAAAGCTGGCGAAGTATGAAGAAGCGTTTGTGTTTGCGCAGAGCGAATACCTGCGCTTGCAGCAGGCAGCGCGGCTTGGGCACAGCTTAGACGAATACACGTTTGAGCAGCACTGGAACGATTGGTACGAGCGCAACTTGCGCAACGGGACGTGGAAAGAGGAACGCGCGCGTTGGCACAAACGCTACTTTAATCGCTATTTCAAAGAGTATTTCTCGCACGCTGACAGCACGTCCATGCTGCTCAATGACATAACCCCGCAACATGCGCATGGGTACGGCAGCGGCAAATGTTGTTCATTTGTCTGCCTCCAAAGTTATTTATGCTTTGAGTGCAAAGGATTGGTGGCAGCGGATATGGCGGCTGGACGAAGGATTTAAAGTATTGTAAATAAACAATAAAATGTTAGGTGGGGAAGGATGTTATGGCGATAAATTGCTTTGGAAGGGCGGGGCTGGCAGCTGTGGTATGGTTGCTTGGCGGTATGGCGGCAGTTGGTGAAGAGGCAGAGTGGCGCGCTTTATACGACTGCGCGGAAGAGCACGCTGTGGATGTTGCAAGAGTGGTTGTTAGTGTGGACGAAGGTGCTGGATTGATTGTGGAAGTGCTGTGCGTGGACGAAAGCACTGCGGTAGCTAATGCTATGATGAGTACGCGGAGTGATGTGGTTGAACGGAGTGGCAGTTTTGGCGCTGCGTTTACGAGTTTTTTGAGCGTAATAACGCGAGAGATGAGAGCACTGATTTACACTACGAAACTTGAGCAGAGTTGATATAGTAGCAGTTTGTTAGCAGAAATTTTACCACGCTTGTAAAGAATTGATAAGAAATAATAAAAGGGCATTATGATTAGCCAAGCGCTGAGGCGGGACGAAACATATACGCGATTGTCGAAGGGCCGCATGTTTTGCGGCCCTTTTCCTTTGGGATACTGATCTGTCAAATATAGAAGCATTTCAGGTTGCATCCTTCCGCCCGGCGGCACCGCCGGACAGCGCCCGAACCGCCCCCACGGGGCGGGCGCTTCTCGCCCACCCCTCGGTTCGGGCGATGCCCTCTCCGTTTCTATACACCCTCACACATCCAGCTCTTCCACGAACCGTGCATTCTCCTGGATATACTGAAACCGCAATTCCGGTTTCTTGCCCATCAGCCGTTCCACCAGATCGCCGGTTTCGCCCGGGTCGTCCTCGTCAATCGACACGCGGATCAGTTTGCGGGTTTCCACATTCATCGTGGTGTCTTTCAGGTCTTTGGCATCCATTTCGCCCAGACCCTTGAAGCGGGACACGTCGATCTTGCCCTTGCCACCCAGCCCCCTGGCCAGCCAGGCATCGCGCTCTGCCTCATCCAGGCAATAGATCCGGCGCGGCCCCTGGGTCAGCCGGAACAGGGGCGGGCAGGCGAGGTACAGATGCCCCGCATCAATCATCGGGCGCATCTGGGTGAAGAAAAATGTCATCAGAAGGGCTGCGATATGGGCGCCGTCCACATCCGCATCGGTCATGATGATGACCTTGTCATAACGCAGATCGTCAAGGCTGAACTTCGTCCCCATACCGACACCAAGCGCCTGACACAGATCGGAAATCTCGGCATTCTGCGACATTTTTGACGAGGCCGCCCCCAGCACATTCAGGATCTTGCCCCGCAATGGCAGCAGGGCCTGGGTCTTCCGGTCCCGCGCCATTTTGGCCGACCCCCGGCGCTGTCACCCTCCACGATGAACAATTCGGTGCCGTCGCGCGTCTGTTGCGCGCAATCCACCAGTTTGCCGGGCAGGCGCAGTTTCTTGGTGGCCGATTTGCGCGCGGTCTCTTTTTCCTGCCGCCGGCGCAGTCGTTCCTCGGCCCGCAGGATCAGGAAATCAAGGATCGCCCCGGCCGATTTCGTGTCCGCCGCCAGCCAGTTGTCGAAATGGTCGCGCACCGCGCCTTCGACCATGCGCGCGGCCTCGGTCGTGGCCAGCCGGTCCTTGGTCTGGCCCACAAATTCCGGCTCGCGAATGAAGCAACTGACCAAAGCGCACCCCCCGGTGATCAGATCATCGCGGGTGATCTGGGCGGCTTTGCGGTTATTGGCCAGTTCCCCATAGGCGCGGATGCCTTTCAGCACCGCGGCCCAGAACCCCTGTTCATGGGTGCCGCCCTCGGGCGTGGGCACGGTGTTGCAATAGCTCTGGATGAACCCGTCGCGGGAAGGGGTCCAGTTGATTGCCCATTCGACACTGCCGGGCTGGCCGAAACGCTCCTGAAACGAGATCTTTCCGGCAAAGGGTTTCTCCGCATAGGTGGAGGCCGCCCCGAGGGTTTCCCCCAGATAATCCGACAGCCCGCCGGGAAAGTGGAACACGGCCTCAGCCGGGGTTTCGCCGTCATCAATCGCGGTTTTCCAGCGAATCTCGACACCCGAGAACAGATAGGCCTTGGAGCGGACCATTTTCATCATCCGCGCGGGTTTGAACCGGTGATGGCCGAAAATCTCTGCATCCGCGTGAAAGGTGACCGTGGTACCGCGCCGGTTCGGCGCGCTGCCCGCAGCCCGCACCGGGCTCTGGGGGATGCCGCGCGAAAACTCCTGCACGAACAATTCCCGGTTGCGCGCCACCTCCACCCGCAGCAGATCAGACAGGGCGTTGACCACAGACACGCCAACCCCATGTAACCCGCCCGAGGTTTCATAGGCCTTGCCCGAGAATTTGCCGCCCGCATGCAGGGTGCAGAGGATCACCTCCAACGCGGATTTGTCGGGGAATTTCGGGTGCGGATCGACCGGAATGCCGCGCCCGTTATCGCGGATCGTCACGGAATGATCCGCGTTCAGCTCCACCTCGATGCGGCTGGCATGGCCCGCCACGGCCTCATCCATCGCATTGTCCAGAACCTCGGCCACCAGATGGTGCAGCGCCCGTTCATCGGTGCCGCCGATATACATGCCCGGGCGTTTGCGGACGGGTTCCAACCCCTCCAGCACCTCGATGGAGGAGGCATCATACCCGTTGGGATCGGGCGCACCGGTCAGAAGGTCGTCAGCCATTATCTGCTCTATCTTGTGTTTGTTGCGCCGTATTAGAGCAGGTTTGGGGGCAGGGGGGAAGTCTTTGCAGCTAGAGCGAAATCGTTTTAAAGCACCCAGCCTGAAACTTGAATCACAAATACCCTGCCACGCTTCGCGTTCCCAGGGTATTTGTGATGCGCGATGTCTCAGGTTTAAGGCAGGGTGCTCTAATCTGCACCATCGCTCATCGAAATTCGCGTTCGAGATCAGTAGTTTGCTGACCCGGAGGCAGCGAATTTTGAGTCAGATTAAACGATTTCTGCTCTAAAGTGTCGTCCCAAAATTCTGCAACATATATACATTGCACAGAGGGCATCGTCTGAGCCGAAGGGTGGGCGAGAAGTGCCTGCGCCCCGTGGGGTCGGCTCAGGCGCGGATCGGCGGTGCCGCCGGGCGGAAGGGCGATGTGGAGTGGTGCAGGATTTCAGGCCGATACTATAGATCAACTGCAGGCGACAACCAGAGAGGACGGCTCGGTATCGAGCCGTTCAAAGAACTCCGCCGCACGGGGTGAGGCATTGTCGATATCCGCGACCGAGCGGATCGACTGGCTGTTATTGCAGGCGCTGCGGGCATTGGCGATGCAGTCACCCGGAGTGGAACACCAAAGGGCAAGGCCCCGGCTGCCATCGGTCAGGGTCACCGGCACGCCATCCACGATTGCGGCGGGCGCGGGGTTGGCGGGCAAAGTCCGATAGGTGGTTGAGGTGCGGATCGGGCCGGTCTGATAGGTGATACAGCCGCTCAACGCGATCAGGCTGACACAAAGAAAAGGGCGGATCATGGCTGCTCTCCGGTTATTTTTGAAAGCGATGTGCTTTTCGCGGGATCATGGCAGGCGGTGCGGGGGGCAATCAAGCCCCTCGCGCGCCGGATCGGCTATATTCTGCCCGCAGGCCTGATATGCATGGCTCAGAAAGAGAAGAGCCCGGCATTATATGTCTCACCATTGATCTGGAAGGGATTGCCGTTCAGGCTTTCCGCCTCGATATGGACAGGTGGATGCCCCAGATCGCTGGCCAGCTGATTGGCAGGCGAGTTCGGCAGCAGATTGACCCGGACACCGCCGCCCAGATTGTCGAAACTGGCCCCGCCCGAGGGGGAATAATGGCCATCGCCGCGAAGATAAACACCCACCGGGCCGATGGAGCCACCCGCCTCGACTCGCACATCCACACGCCCGTCGCCCTGCACCAGCACATGGGCCGAGAAACCGGGCACCGCGACCGAGAACCCGGCATTCAGGCCCGGGATCAGAATGCCATATTCCGGCAGGTCTTCCTCGCAGCGATAACTGGTCGGGTAGGGGCGCCCCTCGGTACAGGCGATCTGGGCCGAGCTGTTTTCAATCTCGCAGGTCACCGACATCAGACCGCCGATGATCGAGCGGGGGCAGATCTCCTGACAGCGGAAATCGACATTGCACTGGTTTTGCAGGGCCTGGCCATAGGAGGGCGCCGCGCCCGGCAGGGCGGGCAGGGTTTCCAGCAGGGCCAGACCGTTGGGGTCCAGCAGATGGGCGCGGGCGAGCGCGGCGGCGGCGCCTTCCGCATCCCCGGCAGCGTCCAGCGCGCGGGCATGGTTGGTCCAGTACAGGGGTTCATCGGGCGCAAGTTCCGTCGCATGGCGGCTGTGTTCTACCGCGTCCTCGGTCAGGCCAAGCCGCCGGGCCGCATTGCCCAGATTGTTCAGGATCGCCGGGTCATCCGGCATCATCTCATTGGCCCGGCTCAGCGCGTCATAAGCGGCTTGCAGAAACGTCTCGGGCCAGGTGTCGGGCGCATCGGCATAAACCTCCATCGCCAGGGCGCCGAAATTGTTCAGGCTGGCGGCACTGGCATCGGGGGCCTGGGCCGCAGCGCCAAAGAACCAGGCGGCACGGTCGAACTGGCGGCGCGGATACAGCAGATGTCCGATTGTCTCGGCAGTTACCCCGTCGGGCAGGCCCATCAGCATCTGCGTGAAGCTTTCCGCCTCGCCATCGGGGAAGCTTGCGGCAAGGCTGACCATGACATCGGGCAGGGGCGCGCCAGTGCTTTCTGCGAGCCCGGGGCTGCTCTCCGCCCCGGATGGTGCTGTGGCTTCCGTCTCATCCCCTGTGCCACTTTCCTCTGCTTCTGTGGCTTCCGCTTCCAGGGCCTCCGTTTCCGGGGTTTCTGGGGCGGGTGGCGCTGTTTCAGCGGGCTGTTCGGCGGCTGGCGCTTCTGTCGCGGGCACCGGGGCTGGTGTCTCCGCGTCTTTGCCACCGGTCTCCGGGGCGGGTATCGGTTGCGGCGTGGGCAGCGGGATCGGCTGCGGAAGAGGTTGCGGCGCAGGCTGTGGTACAGGTTGCGGCACCGGCGCGGGGCCGCCTTTCGGGTCGATGGGCGTGGTTGCAGGGGCCGGGGCCGCCGGTTGTGCCGGGGCGGGCTGAGGTGCCAGTGGCCCGGTCCCGCCTGCGATATTCTTGCCCTCATTCGGGTTCGGCGTGACCTGGGCATGTGACCAATCAGACGCGAAGATCAGGAATGTCGCGCAAAGGACTGTGATAAAAGTATATTTCATGATTTTATAAGCTGAATTTTGTACTCTGTGATTGGCGAAATAGGCCATACCGATCCCCCGTCTGAAAATGATATCCGGTCGGGACTACGCGACCGGGTGTCTTTTCCTATCACAGCAGGGGGATTTCCCAAAGGGTATCAGACAGGCATGCACCCGGTCACATCCGCTTTGATGGCGTAAGATATGCGGGGCGCATATATGCGGCTATCACCAGGCCGGGTCGCAGATACACACGAGAATCGCGCTGGATTTGGCGTATCAGGCGGTGGCGTCGCCGGCATTGCTATTAACCCCGAAATAATGCTCAATCACTGCGTCATCAACGATATTGCGCTGATACGCGACCGAGGCGACAGCAACCAGTTCAGCCATTTCGGCATCGGTCAGGGTGCCGTTGTTCATCTCGTTGATGCCGTCTTCCAACCGGGTCAGGATATCGGCATTGGTCAGTTCATTGGCCACATCGAACAGGTCCGAGGCCTGTTCTGCGGTCAGGGTGCCGTCTTCGTATAAGGCTTCAAAATGGGCCGGGGTGAATTGCACAAATGAATCTGAAATCTGCTGAGTGCGCAATTGCGCTTCCAGATCGGATGCCAGATCGTCAAGCCCGCTTTGCACCACTTCGGTGGCCGCAATGGCCATGCCGACAGCCGCAGCTGTCAAGACCACCCAGTCTACGCTGATGGAGCCGCTTTCGTCGCGGAAAAACTGTCTAAAACATTCAGACATTTTTCATGACCCTTGTTGACCAGAAGCAAGAGCAAGTTTTGTCGCCCAAACTGGGCATAAATGTGGCAAACTACCGGCGCTTTATAGAACAATTAACAATGATTAACGCAACAATCCCGTCGGCGCTCATCTGCCATAGCGGCCGAGTTCCGGTTGCAGGGCAGAGCTTTGCCGCCTTATATGCGCGAAATGAGACATCTGATCCGGCGATCTGCGGTTTTGGCCGCTTGTCTTGCAACGGCCCCGCTGCCGGGGGCCGCGCATCCGCATATCTTCATAGATGCCGGGCTTGACCTGATCCATGATGCCGAAGGCCTGCTGATCGCGGTGCAGGTGACCTGGCGCTATGACGAGCTGTATTCGCTGGTGCTGTTGCAGGATTACGGGCTGGACCCGGATTTCGACGGGGTGTTGACCGAGGCAGAGATCGCCGGGACGCTTGGCTTCGATCTGAACTGGGCGGC from Rhodophyticola sp. CCM32 includes these protein-coding regions:
- the rpsI gene encoding 30S ribosomal protein S9 codes for the protein MAETLTSLDELKGAVDEGAVPAPEPTLTLEPEVTREPVRDALGRSYATGKRKDAIARVWIKPGSGKIVVNGKDQSTYFARPVLQMILRQPFTVSGREDQFDVMATVKGGGLSGQAGAVKHGISKALQLYEPGLRGALKAAGFLTRDSRVVERKKFGRAKARKSFQFSKR
- a CDS encoding PaaI family thioesterase, with the translated sequence MAVAMDKDALQAFLTAEFAQVADMFRVEDVREGYARIRLIVDDRHLRPGGTVSGPAIFSLADVGVYLAILAQIGPKALSVTTSCAIDFMRKPVAGVDLICDTRILKLGRVLAVGECLIYSEGMDKPVARASLTYSIPPDR
- a CDS encoding GIY-YIG nuclease family protein, whose amino-acid sequence is MAIVYVLTNPAFQNYVKVGKTTNLEQRLRQLDNTSVPLPFRCVYAVEVDDDAQVERLVHQAFADHRTRTTREFFEIDPQRVIAALKLTRGRDVTPKGDIAEDEEGVKAFEKATRKPRKTYKFSDAGLKTGDTIYYANNEATTAQIVSEKKVLFEGVETSLSKSALTLLQRDGYTWQTVNGWQYWMFEGETIAERLARLLEDVEDETEADE
- the rplM gene encoding 50S ribosomal protein L13 — its product is MKTFSATPADIDKQWILIDAEGVVLGRLASIIATRLRGKHKPSFTPSMDMGDNVIVINADKVQVTGKKRDKPNYWHTGYPGGIKSRTTGQILEGDHPERVVTQAVKRMLPGGKLSRQQMTHLRVYASADHPHEAQEPTVLDVKSMNPKNTRSA
- a CDS encoding tetratricopeptide repeat protein; translated protein: MKYTFITVLCATFLIFASDWSHAQVTPNPNEGKNIAGGTGPLAPQPAPAQPAAPAPATTPIDPKGGPAPVPQPVPQPAPQPLPQPIPLPTPQPIPAPETGGKDAETPAPVPATEAPAAEQPAETAPPAPETPETEALEAEATEAEESGTGDETEATAPSGAESSPGLAESTGAPLPDVMVSLAASFPDGEAESFTQMLMGLPDGVTAETIGHLLYPRRQFDRAAWFFGAAAQAPDASAASLNNFGALAMEVYADAPDTWPETFLQAAYDALSRANEMMPDDPAILNNLGNAARRLGLTEDAVEHSRHATELAPDEPLYWTNHARALDAAGDAEGAAAALARAHLLDPNGLALLETLPALPGAAPSYGQALQNQCNVDFRCQEICPRSIIGGLMSVTCEIENSSAQIACTEGRPYPTSYRCEEDLPEYGILIPGLNAGFSVAVPGFSAHVLVQGDGRVDVRVEAGGSIGPVGVYLRGDGHYSPSGGASFDNLGGGVRVNLLPNSPANQLASDLGHPPVHIEAESLNGNPFQINGETYNAGLFSF
- the ctaA gene encoding heme A synthase; translation: MSRSIFEEVTDRQKPAALPGGVSAGRGRGRRFLRLWLIVLFLLVVAMIAVGGLTRLTDSGLSITEWAPVTGAIPPLSAEDWQAEFEAYRAIPEYQLQNRGMSLAAFQAIYWWEWGHRQLGRVIGLIWALGFAGLVVARAVPPGWTGRLLLLGVLGGLQGVIGWWMVSSGLAAGMLDVASYRLAVHLGLAFVILGLIIWYVLLLGRDEAALMQARRNGDRRLARLATWVLLLALVQVLFGALVAGIDAGRNYIDWPLMAGGVLPPDMWALDPVWRNLFENDGTVQFTHRIAGYLLFLFGLSVWALARRSALIRTRRAFGGMALMLVAQMGLGILTVMQSAPWHLAIAHQLGAVILMGLVLRARFLSVYPLPQSVRGANA
- a CDS encoding enoyl-CoA hydratase → MSEQILIREDIGPVTRLTMNSPGSLNALSDRMLACLKDEFTGLMADTGQRVVVLRGNGKAFCAGHDLKEMQAKRQDKDKGTRAMQDLFSRCTEVMLMIPRLPQPVIAQVHGIATAAGCQLVASCDLAIADHDTRFGVNGVNIGLFCSTPMVALSRNIPRKHAFEMLTTGRFVYAARAVELGLINRAVDAGTLEARTLELAETIAGKLGSAVRIGKRAFYEQLEQPIDAAYAHTGAVMVENMLDDDTAEGIAAFLEKRDPAWTQ
- a CDS encoding carboxypeptidase M32, which gives rise to MSAMDDLLAFQRQTEALAQVMGRLSWDQETSMPEAAIGQRGEELAALEGVLHGRRVAPQVADWLETVTPEGEVEAAQIRLIRQRYDRTAKVPADLSAAIVRATALAHGQWAEARASEDVVAFLPVLAEILSLRQQEAAALSEGGDPYDALLQDYEPGMSGAALDEMFGALRPRLVALRAAVAESGYDPAPLTGHFSKPEQLALSEELAAVFGYDFTRGRIDEAVHPFSSGSGADVRITTRVDEAEPLGCFYSTIHEVGHASYEQNIAPDYGLSALGQGVSMGVHESQSRIYENQLARSRAFTGWLYGRMVDRFGTLSVQGEDAFHGAINRVQPGFIRTEADEVHYNLHILMRFDLERAMLSGDLAVSDVEAAWNDRFLADFGVAVDRPSNGMLQDVHWSAGLIGYFPTYSLGNVYAGCLHQALRGDLPDLDEALAKGDPSPALAWLRERLQRHGGLRPPRETIEHATGGTVSVEPLLDYLDAKFGAIYGI